A portion of the Stigmatella aurantiaca DW4/3-1 genome contains these proteins:
- the ahcY gene encoding adenosylhomocysteinase, whose translation MRVVTDKKFTDYKVADISLADWGRKEIAIAETEMPGLMAIRDEFAKTQPLKGARIAGSLHMTIQTAVLIQTLEAIGAEIRWASCNIFSTQDHAAAAIAASGTPVFAYKGETLEEYWDYTHRIFEWADGGAPNMILDDGGDATLLVHLGSQAEKDPSVLTNPGSEEEKVLFASIKKRLETKPGWYSKVAQSILGVTEETTTGVHRLYQMAKEGRLKFPAINVNDSVTKSKFDNVYGCRESLVDGIKRATDVMIAGKVAVVAGYGEVGKGSAQALRGLQAQVWVTEIDPICALQAAMEGYRVVTMDYAADKADIFVTATGNYRVITHEHMKRMKHNAIVCNIGHFDNEIEVAELKQYKWENIKPQVDHIIFPDNKRIILLAEGRLVNLGCGTGHPSYVMSSSFANQVLAQVEIFANQGKYKPGVYMLPRHLDEKVARLQLQKLGAMLTDLTDDQAKYIGVAKSGPYKSDHYRY comes from the coding sequence ATGAGGGTCGTCACGGACAAGAAGTTCACCGACTACAAGGTCGCCGATATCTCGCTGGCGGACTGGGGCCGTAAGGAAATCGCCATCGCCGAGACCGAGATGCCCGGTCTGATGGCCATCCGCGACGAGTTCGCCAAGACGCAGCCCCTCAAGGGCGCGCGCATCGCGGGCTCGCTGCACATGACCATCCAGACCGCGGTGCTCATCCAGACGCTGGAGGCCATTGGCGCGGAGATCCGCTGGGCCTCCTGCAACATCTTCTCCACGCAGGACCACGCCGCGGCGGCCATTGCCGCGAGCGGCACGCCGGTGTTCGCCTACAAGGGCGAGACGCTCGAGGAGTACTGGGACTACACCCACCGCATCTTCGAGTGGGCGGACGGTGGCGCCCCCAACATGATCCTCGATGACGGCGGCGACGCCACGCTGCTGGTCCACCTGGGCTCCCAGGCCGAGAAGGATCCCTCGGTGCTGACGAACCCCGGCAGCGAGGAGGAGAAGGTCCTCTTCGCCTCCATCAAGAAGCGCCTGGAGACCAAGCCCGGCTGGTACTCGAAGGTGGCCCAGAGCATCCTCGGCGTCACCGAGGAGACCACCACGGGCGTCCACCGCCTCTACCAGATGGCGAAGGAAGGCCGGCTGAAGTTCCCGGCCATCAACGTCAACGACTCGGTCACCAAGTCCAAGTTCGACAACGTCTATGGCTGCCGTGAGTCCCTGGTGGACGGCATCAAGCGCGCCACGGACGTGATGATCGCCGGCAAGGTGGCCGTGGTGGCCGGCTACGGCGAGGTGGGCAAGGGCTCGGCGCAGGCGCTGCGCGGCCTCCAGGCCCAGGTGTGGGTCACCGAGATCGATCCCATCTGCGCGCTCCAGGCGGCGATGGAGGGCTACCGCGTCGTCACCATGGACTACGCGGCGGACAAGGCCGACATCTTCGTCACGGCCACCGGCAACTACCGCGTCATCACCCACGAGCACATGAAGCGGATGAAGCACAACGCCATCGTGTGCAACATCGGCCACTTCGACAACGAGATCGAGGTCGCCGAGCTCAAGCAGTACAAGTGGGAGAACATCAAGCCCCAGGTCGACCACATCATCTTCCCGGACAACAAGCGCATCATCCTGCTGGCCGAGGGCCGGCTGGTGAACCTGGGCTGCGGCACCGGCCACCCCAGCTACGTGATGAGCTCGTCCTTCGCCAACCAGGTGCTGGCGCAGGTGGAGATCTTCGCCAACCAGGGCAAGTACAAGCCGGGCGTGTACATGCTGCCGCGGCACCTCGATGAGAAGGTGGCCCGCCTGCAGCTCCAGAAGCTCGGCGCGATGCTGACGGACCTCACCGACGACCAGGCCAAGTACATCGGCGTGGCCAAGAGCGGCCCGTACAAGAGCGACCACTACCGGTACTAA